From the Amia ocellicauda isolate fAmiCal2 chromosome 12, fAmiCal2.hap1, whole genome shotgun sequence genome, the window CTGTTACACCTCTGACTGAGCCCTGTCCACATCTCTCTTGCTGCTTTGAAATAGTCTCTTTTTTTTGGATTCTTTTAGTTAATTCTCCACTTATTATGCCAGAAGTGACATTGTGGGTACTTGCTCTTTCTGTaggacatgtttgtttttttggctgTTTAGAGTATTACACTCATTTGTTcacctgttttttttgttgtgatCATACACTCATCCAGTTTTGTAAAAGTTATACCTTTGACACTAACCAATGCGTGCCAAGTGGAAAAGCATCTGCCTGATGTCTTAATCTGCAGTGTCCTAgtgaactctctctctccctctttctctccctctctctccccctttgtACAGACTAGGGGAGCAGTACTATAAAGACGCTATGGAGCAGTGCCACAACTACAACGCCCGGCTGTGTGCGGAGCGGAGTGTCCGCATGCCCTTTCTGGACTCTCAGACCGGCGTTGCCCAGAGCAACTGCTACATCTGGATGGAGAAGAGACACCGGGGCCCAGGTGAGGCGCGGCCGGTCATTACTCACTGgtgtggaggggtggggggctacCACCCTCCAGGCACTCACACAACAGATGTTTGTGCAAGAAACACGGTACTCAAGGGGCAAGGAGAGAGGTCGTGTGTGGTGTTGGTGCCCTCTGTAAGATCCAGGCTCAGGCACCGGCAGGAGATCAGGCTACACttctagatttatttatttatttatttatttatttatttattttacattggcATAGAGGGGAGGCCCAGGGGAGTCCTGTGTGCCCATGTGGTTGTCACTGTGGGAGGGTGCTGCACTGGTGCCGTGACCAGGCAGCAGCAGGAAGAGCCTCTGTGGATGTTCAGCTTTAGTTTGAAAGAAAGTAGATGCAGGTATTttggtgtctgtgtgttggtTACCTTGTTGCCTTAAATACCCCCAAAGATgtactctctctttctctctcaatcttctccctccctctgtctccctttCTATATTTCCCTCTGTCACATGTACTCTCTCTATAGGCATGGCTCCAGGACAGTTGTACACTTACCCAGCTCGGCGctggaggaagaagaggagagCTCACCCCCCTGAGGACCCCCGCCTCACCTTCCCCCCTCTCAAATCAGGTATTGCCTCAGATTTGCCTGCTCTCATGCCAGTCGTTCGCCACACCCAGGACTTCCTCTGCCGACTGTCTGGCGCTTGCTGATGACATCATTGTGCTCTTATCTGTCCGTCACAGAGCTGGAGGTGGGGCTGAAGAAGGATTCGCTGGTGCCCCCAGACGGCAGCAGCCTGGAGGCCCTGCTGAAGGCTGAGCCCCTGGACAAGCGCGGTGCCCCGGAGCCCCGTGGCCCCGAGGAGGATCCCAGTCTGGCTGATTTTGCCGGCGGGGGGGCCATTGCCGCAGCTGCCGCCCGCGCCAGGAAGGTACAACACAGAGAGGGGCTGCAGCCCTACGTGGCTCGCGGGAACTTCATGGTAAAAGAGGCAATCAGTGCCCATAGCCCCAGCAACCCCCTGCCTCTGTAGTCTCTCTGTAGGCGTCAGGCTTTCCTCACATTGCAGTCCGCCTGGGAGGTGCTATAGTTTGGACACGTGCTGCTTCATACGGTGCAGTCGGCTGCAGCAACCTAGTGAGCGTGTGGACCCTCGCAGCCAGGGGTGACCACTCGCAGCGCACTTGGTCTGGAGCCTTGTGGGGAAAGTCGACGAAGAGTGTGAGCCAGCGCCCAATCCCTTCTCTGCTGCCGAGTCCTCCCTTCATCCAACAGGGCCCACGGCCAGCTGCTTATACCCCCCGAGCAGCCCGGTTCGATTTGGTGCTGCTTTTGACTAATGGGGGTCGCTGCAACTGCCTGAATTTCGGCAATGAGTCTAGGTATGGTGTGGGTCAACCCTTCAACCTGCTGCCCCCAAGAGGTGAAAATCTCCCCCAGATTGTCGTTTATTTTAGCAGCTGGCCACGGATGACTGTAGGTGAGACCTGCAGCTCTCTGATCTGACTGAGATTAACACGGCTTTACTGCAGTTTCCAAAGCCTCCTGCTCCGACAGCCTGCTTTCTCTTCAGTGGTCAGCGGGTGGGAGATtgtagtggggggggggcacagtCTATCTTCTGGTTCTTGTCCCAGCAGGAGAGCTCTGTCCTTCATTTCATGTCATTATTTTCTCCATTTAGGTTTATTTGAGATTTTTATTTCTGcccctttatttatatattttaaagctgACAACTTGAAATATGTTGTTTTTGCTTCAGAAATGATTCCACAGTCCAGCCCTGCTGTGTCATTCTGTTTGGACCAGTTAAGAACTTGAGAGCTGGTCTAGAACCAGAACCAGGAGATGCTGCCGCCCCCTCTTCCGGGAACCAGAGACTAACCCCCAACCCCAATAGTACAGTCTGTAAAACAGGGCAGGAGTTCAGACTTCGCAGTGTTGCTGTTGGGCGTCTTGAAATACAAGCACCCTTGGTTTTGCTCCACGCCCCGCTCCTGTTCGTTTCTGAAATTTATGAAAATCAATATACCTATAATCGTAAGGGTATCTAGACCAAACCAAAAGTAAATGTGAGCAGTTTGTCCTGCCGGTATGTTGACTGTTTCCCAACCACCTCCCCCCTTCCCCCGCAGAGGATCCTGGAGCCAGAGGACTTCCTGGACGACTTGGATGACGAAGACTACGAGGAGGACACGCCGAAGAGGCGAGGGAAGGGCAAAGGGAAGGTTAGTCTGGCTgtctgttttgtcttgttttttgtttggcaCAACAGAAGTGCAATGATGGGAGGGGGCAGGGCCACAGGGGCGGGACAGTGTGAAGCTGAGCTGCTGTTCTTGCCTGTGCTTTGCAGGGCCGTGGTGTGGCCAGCGCCCGCAAGAAGCTGGACGCTGCAGCGGCGGCACTGGAGGACCGAGACAAACCCTACGCCTGCGACAGTGAGTACCCGTCTGTCGCCACCCACCCAGCTAGGCACAAGGCACTGGTCTGAGACTGGCTCGGCACCTCCCTTCTGTCTGATTGGGCCATTTAAAAAGGTTGTGACAGACGCTCccgggagtgtgtgtgtgtgtggcagcccTTCCCCAAAGCTCTGTCCCCAGTAGCCCTCTCTGCCTTTGACCTGTGGCTCAGTAGGCCATGCAGCCCGTCCTTTTTGGTCCCCCCGTGTGGAGAGCCGTATTCAGTCCACTGTGCTGTCCCTGTTGAGCGGAAGGCTTCAATTTCCCATGCTGACCACCCAGCCGCTGTCACAAGCACAgtttaaaaccattttaaatgtattatgcaaTAAGATAGCTGGCAAATGATTTCCGACGCCACAAACAGATACAGGGGAACCAAACATCCTGCTCCAAGATTCTGAACTATCCAGCGTTTCAGTTATTAATTTGTTCTTGGCTAGACGTtcattaagtgtgtgtgtgtgtgtgtgtgtgtgtgtatatatatatatatatatatatatataatatacactcacctaaaggattattaggaacaactgttcaatttctcattaatgcaattatctaaccaaccaatcacatggcagttgcttcaatgcatttaggggtgtggtcctggtcaagacaatctcctgaactcaaactgaatgtctgaatgggaaagaaaggtgatttaagcaattttgagcgtggcatggttgttggtgccagacggggccggtctgagtatttcacaatctgctcagttactgggattttcacgcacaaccatttctagggtttacaaagaatggtgtgaaaagggaaaaacatccagtatgcggcagtcctgtgggcgaaaatgccttgttgatgctagaggtcagaggagaatgggccgactgattcaagctgatagaagagcaactttgactgaaataaccactcgttacaaccgaggtatgcagcaaagcatttgtgaagccacaacacgtacaaccttgaggcggatgggctacaacagcagaagaccccaccgggtaccactcatctccactacaaataggaaaaagaggctacaatttgcacaagctcaccaaaattggacagttgaagactggaaaaatgttgcctggtctgatgagtctcgatttctgttgagacattcagatggtagagtcagaatttggcgtaaacagaatgagaacatggatccatcatgccttgttaccactgtgcaggctgctggtggtggtgtaatggtgtgggggatgttttcttggcacactttaggccccttagtgccaattgggcatcgtttaaatgccacggcctacctgagcattgtttctgaccatgtccatccctttatgaccaccatgtacccatcctctgatggctacttccagcaggataatgcaccatgtcacaaaggtcgaatcatttcaaattggtttcttgaacatgacaatgagttcactgtactaaactggcccccacagtcaccagatctcaacccaatagagcatctttgggatgtggtggaacgggagcttcgtgccctggatgtgcatcccacaaatctccatcaactgcaagatgctatcctatcaatatgggccaacatttctaaagaatgttttcagcaccttgttgaatcaatgccatgtagaattaaggcagtttttttttttttacggtcACCGAGAAAAACAGTCCCAGAGGAATGGAATGGGGAATTGTAATAGAATCCTACttaatacagtgtgtgtgtgtgtgtgatctctctgtctctctctctctctctctctctctctatatatatatatatatatatataattttaattgataGGGTTACTCCAGAAGTTGGTTATATTGAGCTTCCTCTTGATGAAGTCTTTAACCCTCAGAGTACTAAGCTGACAGTGACCGCCCTACATCTCAGGACTGTAACGCACTCACAAATCACAACACTTGGTATAACACAGCAAATTACTTAAGAACAAATAATTGTTCAAGATATCAGTTTTGCAGGGAGCACACCTGTCTAGAAGCTCGTCAGAACTACAGGCAAAACAAACTAAATCGGCCAGTCGGGTTGTGTTGTTGAATAAATCTAAAAGCATATTCTAATGTGCTACAACCTGTTACTACAAGTTATTACAagtaatatttaatcataatgtacattgcttactttgcattgattgtaaatGCATCTGTTCTTTCTACTTTGGTGAGAAATTGTCAGGTCGGGCTGTGTGTTGAATATCTCCGATATTTCTTAATCTTGgcagttttcttttgtgttaaTTCTGTAATTAGGGTTGAAAAATGGATACTGACATTCAGGCTGAGCAGCCGAAATAAACTAGTCTGTACCTTCACCCCCTCACGTCTATGTCCTCGTCATAAATTTCTGTCTCCCACTCTTCCAAATCGCTGTCAAAACTGTCTACAATACTTCAAAAATAGCTTAATTAAGTTCGTTCTTAGAAGCAGTAATGTCCAAAACATCCCTTGTTTGACTTCCTTAAAAGCACTCTCATTTAGTGAGCACTTTCAGGATGCCACCATTTTCCCCATCTCCCCTTAGATAAAATGTCTGTTCTAAGAGCTTTTTGATTGGTTAATACTCACAACAAACCTCTGTGCTATTGGTTAAGTTCTTTACTATGTAGAATTGtccgatttaaaaaaaaaaaaaaaaacttttaggGCTAAAGTGTGGGCGGGAGTTAGGGCCGATAATTGTCCCTCTAGTACTCTGGCAACATACTTGCGTGGGCCGATGATTGGCCCTGTGGTACTCTGGGGATTAATACACTGATGAATGACAGCCAGATCCAAGCTTGCTAGGTTTTGTGTGAAAATAGAAAGCAAGTGAGGAGAGAAAAATAACTCCACACCAAACGGAACAAGCTCTCCCTCAGCGCACACTCGCACTCATGCAgtcactcacaacacacacatgctcatGCTCCCTGTCGTCACATCCCAAACTCCCTTTCAGAGTGTAAAGAGTATAGAAACTCGGGATGTGTTTAAGTCCTGTGGGGTCACAGAGGTTTGGCCTGTGGTCTCTCCCACTTTGGTGCCCACCCATACAAATGCCCAAATCTTAAGAATCTGAAACTCAGACCTGACCTGAATATGTTTTTAGTGGACTTCCTTAACCAGGTGGActgtacaattgttacaatatctcacattatttttacatatgcCCCATTTCCACCGGCCCCGGAcacttaaacgggtgtttccactggctaagttTTGTGGCCAGTTAACAATCTGGTgctagacgtgtccgtaagggtccgtccccactgaggacatgattcgctttcagaagAGAGGTGTGCGCTGGACTTGTAGACAGACCGGGAAGAGATCAGATGCATTGTgttggaagatataatctcaagtgccgagtgcgatcacgaagaaattgcagttttattagcagcgtgGAGTGacatccacatacagaaacaatgactgcttacagttaatatccgagtgtataaaaacttggatttcacaggaccggtgcagtgccgtgactagttataaaaataaactgaaggataataatcactGACAGCTAATGCACTCCGCTGCAATACAAACCAGAACGTGTTAGTTTTCTTCCTCGGATGGACCGGGGCCGGAGGGGtggtgtggtggtgggggtgtcTGATTCTGTGTTAGGGGAGCGGTGGGGATCTTTTTAGTTTACTGATCTTGCGAGAGAGAAAAAATCTTGAGTCTCTCTGTctgctctctttctcttttttccctctctttcaGACACTCACAAACAAAAGCATATGTCAAAACCTTCTGAACGAGGTATATGACTCTCATCTCTTTATCCTGCCTCTTGTCCTTCCATTGcctgtgttttctgttttagatttttttttggtgtgtgtatctgtgcctTGAGCCCTTCGAGATCAATAGAGAACCTGTAGTAATGCATAGGTTTACTATTGATCGGTTACTGCTTCCCCATTCCTGATCAGTGCTTTGCACAGTTTAATAATTGTatcattgttgttattatgcAACAGAACATAGTTGTTTTTAGCATTTCGTTTGAACTAACCTTGActtgggggtgtgtgtgtgtttgccaagtaataaataataagtgtgtgtgtcatgAGCATCTATATACAAACTTGCCACAAGTGTCGTGGTTGTTCAGTTAAGACAACCATGCAATTGGCCATTCCAAAGGAGGAGGGGGGTGTATAAAGGCAGTGGCCAATTCGAAACTACAAACTGCAGTTTGCCTTGGCCTGGTTGGTTGGTTGGACCCAGGTGgtcgtgtgtgtatgtgagggcgCCTGTGCTTAAAAAGATGTCAACGTCATCAAATTAATATGGCCAAAAGATAACTCTTGGGTAATtccgttttgtgtttttgttttattattcccCTTTGCTGCTGCTTGCAAAACTAGACCCTTTTTTAACTGTAAGCCGGGCTTCTGAAATCTAGTGACCCCCGTTAGTGAAATGAGCTACAACAGAGTGGCCTAGAAAACTGTCGTTACATTTCTTGTGCTTGGTCTTGCATTTGGATCTGCGTTTGCTTTGGATGGCTGGAcagccctttttttttttttttgagcatTTTTCATATCCATGTTCTGGTCTCCATGGTTTGAATAGTCTTCCTATCTCTCCCCCTTCCCAGTTTGTGTTGCATCtgtgcattcattttttttttttttttcttcattccccCCCTTCAATTTTCTTTCCTCCCTCACTAACCCCCTTGCTTGCCCCGTCTCTTCCTCACCTTGCTGAATTCAGAGTGAAGTAGACATTATGCTTTTGGTTGTGCAGTTTTTGGCAGAGACTTGTGCATCCCTTTGCAGACCACTGGGTGCAAAAAAAACTGTGTATACAAAATTACATTGAGCAACACGGCAGAGCTGTGATGTTCAGTGTGAAACACATTGTGGATATCGGTCATTCAAAACCAGTTTAAACACTACCAATTATACTAATGGCAGCTCCAAGCTGGTAGTGAtgcaaaaacacaacataaattaacatctacatatatataatatatatttatattaaattgaATTGGGAAACGCGGAGTGAACTGGCCGAGGcgttaaaatgtgttaaacttATCTGTCCCGGCAactggatgcaggcaggccgtgCCACGCACCAGCGTTTGTCCACAGCATTCAGGAAGGAGagaatttttttttagttttatttggtgaagtattttacatttcaagaataaaaacattcatacaaattttaatactcgtgattaaaattttaaaaatcaattcttaaaatcacttaaaaaatttaaaatcttagtgatttaacataaacaatatatatgaacttcaaataaacaagtgcacaaagacacacatactcatatatacacacacagagagagcttAAGCCCTGGGCCTGATTGCTTGGCAGTAATGCTTGCGCACGCGCTCTCTCTACTTGCCTGGGCTTTGGGACTTGTTACACACCTGACTAGTCCCATGCAGTGGGACCCGGCTGATCCGGAAACACTGCATGCAAATTCAATGGGGTGAAAAGGAATGTGTCTATGGCAGGGGGTGGGGAGTCTGGGGTCTTGTGATGTTTTGGGAGCTCAGGATACAAAGCTAGtttaaaaaaagaggaaaagagAGGAATGTGAACCTATGCAAAAGGTGTTTCAGAAACTAGCAGGGGGTGGCGCTCCGTCTCCCCTGTGACATCACGCGGGCCTCCTGTTAACTGGCCAATCAAAGGGGGCCAAGGCAGCGAATCGCATCGCACGGGGTGGACTACGGGCCGTGTGGCGTGTGTGGTCTCCCTGTACCCAACATGCACCATCCTTAACAATGTGAGACGCATCCCCGGGCTCAGGCAGACAGTCCGCAGGGGGGAGAGAGGCGGAGAGCTACTGGCTGCCACTGCAGCTTCTACGCAAAGgcaatgtctgtgtgtgtgtgtgtgcacgcctTTTTGTCTCTGTGCATGTGTCCGTCTCCTTCTCTGTGCAagtgtgtgttgtctgtgtctgtttgtgtctaTGTCTCTGCAAGTGTTCGTCTGTCTggttgtgcgtctgtgtgtgtccgtTTGTCTATGGCTAAGGCTCACCGTCCCCATCCAGAGCTCCTGGGTCCACAGTGAATCTGCAATCTTGGACGAGACTGAAATGGGTCCCCATGGTGTGTGGGTTGTGGGTGTGTGGCTCTGCCCTGGCTCGGGGGGGAGGAGCCATGCCGAGAACCACTTTGCCTTCAGCCTTGTGTCGCCCGGCGTTAACCCTCATCTCTTGGCTCTTGCCAGTCTGCGGGAAGCGCTACAAGAACCGCCCGGGGCTGAGCTACCACTACGCCCACTCGCACCTTGCAGACGAAGAGGGGGAGGACAAGGAGGACTCGGAGCCCAGGACCCCCATCCCCACTCGCTCCGAGGAGCAGAAGTGTGAgtacccagagagagagacgaccATGAGCGATGTTCACAACCCATGTCCTGTGTCCAGACTGCTCGCAGCATGCAACACTTCCCAGGTTGACTTCTGGTCTTCATTATTATCAGGGATACATATTTGACAAGATTCTAGATATCTGAAGAAGATTgagtttattatatataattatatggcCGTGGCAGTTTCATCATCATCAAGCGCCAGGTAATGATCAAGTTTAGgatcattaaaacatttaagtcACTTGCATTGGTTGTATTTGGTTATCTTTATCTATCTATGCACCTTTGTCTATCCTTTTTCTGCTGCTGATGGCACTCCCATCTTTCTTCCCTGGCAGCTAAGAAGGGTCCTGACGGGCTGGCCCTGCCCAACAACTACTGCGACTTCTGCCTGGGAGACTCCAAAATCAACCACAAGACCGGCCAGTCGGAGGAGCTGGTGTCCTGCTCAGACTGCGGCCGATCGGGTAAATGCGGGTTCTGTTCACTTTGTGGTTGATGGTTCTATGGTGTGGCGTGTGCTCAGTGTGTCtggctgtgttgcagtgtggtgTGTGCACTCAGTGTGGCTCTGGCCGTGTTGCAGGTCACCCGTCCTGCCTGCAGTTCACCCCGGTCATGATGGCTGCAGTGAAGACCTATCGCTGGCAGTGCATCGAGTGCAAGTGCTGCAACATCTGTGGGACGTCGGAGAATGATGTAGGtgtcccccccccaaccccccccccacccacacaaactttttctttctctctcacgcATGCGCACTCCAATTCAAACTCAACTGTTTTATTGGCAtgatattgccaaagcatttaagctctgtctctctcactctttttcTCACACATTCTTTCTCTCATGCACTCCTTCTCACCCTTGCACTCTCTTTCCACTGCCAAGTAACAATCTGCAGTCATGGGGCCTGCCAAAAATGAGCTGCATTTGTATAAatctgtataaataaaatattatataagaTGTTCCTCTTTATTTTGATAAAGCTCTCCTCAGTTTAGTCTCGCAAGGAGACACACAGATCGCTAAAGTTAAGGACAATTCCCATTGAATACGAGAGCAATGAAACGCGCCGATTATAGTTTGGCTGGACTGGTGTGCTGTCCCCGCTCGCGCACccttttgtgtctgtgtgtgactgtgtgcgtTCTTGCAGGACCAGCTGCTGTTCTGCGATGACTGTGACAGAGGGTACCACATGTACTGCCTCAGCCCACCCATGGCTGAGCCCCCCGAAGGTAAGCATTCTTATTGAAGTCCAAGGATGTTTTTACAGCACAAGGATGTTTACAGTCTCTGCCTGTGGCACTGGGTCAGGTCCACGTTGCAATGGTGTCAGTTCGCCATTCTGGAAAACTATTCTGTTAAAAATCCCAGTGGAACGTACGCAGCCATGATGTCACAGAGTGACGTCAGCAGGTTGATCTAAAGATGGTGTCTGACACCACCACAGTGGACCGGACTCTTGAGCAGGGCTGTCAGGCACCGCAGCTAGAGAGGATTGGGTTTTAATCTCTGCTGTTCTCTCGCCTCTCTGCTGCCCCCCCTGTGTATTCTGGGTGACTCTACAGCTGAGCGCCTGGGTTACTGGATTGAGCTCCACTGGCTCAGCAGTTGAGTATAACTCTAAAGGGCCTGGTTAAGGCTCCAGGTACTCTGGGTACTGACAGCTGAGAACAGCAGAGACAGCAGTTTTGCGTCCGTCTGTCTTACAGTTCAAATCCGAATTCGTTGAACTTCATGCACATTTAGCAAATCCAAACTCCGTCAAATGCTAAACTCAATGTATAATTGACCAATTTGAATTTGTAGTGAAATGTTTGTCTGCCCATTGCAACATGAACATGCATGAAGCCAGTCCGCTCGTTCATGCAGGATGGTCCAGATGTTATTCTAAGCACAGGCAGATTTGTTTACTTGggaactgttttttgtttttttttatctggaGAGTATTAAATAACTTATGTCCACACAGCCATATAGCCTAAAGTGGCGTAATTAGTTCAAATTACTGcttaaaatgttaatgaat encodes:
- the dpf2 gene encoding zinc finger protein ubi-d4, yielding MAAVVENVVKLLGEQYYKDAMEQCHNYNARLCAERSVRMPFLDSQTGVAQSNCYIWMEKRHRGPGMAPGQLYTYPARRWRKKRRAHPPEDPRLTFPPLKSELEVGLKKDSLVPPDGSSLEALLKAEPLDKRGAPEPRGPEEDPSLADFAGGGAIAAAAARARKRILEPEDFLDDLDDEDYEEDTPKRRGKGKGKGRGVASARKKLDAAAAALEDRDKPYACDICGKRYKNRPGLSYHYAHSHLADEEGEDKEDSEPRTPIPTRSEEQKSKKGPDGLALPNNYCDFCLGDSKINHKTGQSEELVSCSDCGRSGHPSCLQFTPVMMAAVKTYRWQCIECKCCNICGTSENDDQLLFCDDCDRGYHMYCLSPPMAEPPEGSWSCHLCLALLKDKASIYQNQNAPPS